Proteins encoded within one genomic window of Solibaculum mannosilyticum:
- a CDS encoding efflux RND transporter permease subunit → MIQRFAHWITQHTKLIIIVSVLLLIPSIIGAVSTYVNYDILSYLPQDLDSTKGQEVLDETFHNAASSMLIVENMPAKDVDSLKEKIKEVPGVNDAIWVSDITDITVPGEILPDEIRDVFYSQDGNSTMILVKYDNPGASKETLDAIGQIRSMLNQQCFLSGLSVIVKDTKDLADQEMPIYVGLAVLLSMVAMMFTMESWVLPVVFLVDIGFAILYNFGTNIFLGQVSYVTKSIAAILQLGVTMDYSIFLIDRYEEEKNKFPDRKEAMSHAIQRTFTSLSGSSLTTIFGFLALCFMSLTLGMDIGLVMAKGVVLGVLTVIILLPALILTFDKPIHRWRHRSLVPQFDGINRFVIKHHRVFAVLFLVLFIPAFYAQSHVNMYYNLDASLPDTLPSIVATNKLKDDFNMSSTHFIVVDDSLPASKLTQMTSDIEKVDGIESVLSYNKFVGPAFPDDFIPENLKEICKKDGYQLLMVNSRYRAAMDEENAQIEQLNNIVKSYDQSAVITGEGALTKDLIDIADHDFKMTNFISILAIFIIVAVCFKSITIPIVVVAAIELAIFINEGIPFLTGTVIPFISPTVIGCVQLGATVDYAILLTTRFKEELHNGHDRMDAIRIAANASDRSIVSSALVLFCATFGVSLISKIEIIQSICAMLARGAIISAVVIVFLLTPVLLCCEKIFAKTSIGWRKSSAKPSEHPASPSQMQ, encoded by the coding sequence TTGATTCAACGTTTTGCCCACTGGATCACGCAGCACACCAAATTGATCATTATCGTCTCCGTGCTGCTTCTCATCCCCAGCATAATCGGCGCCGTTTCTACTTACGTCAATTACGATATTCTCTCCTACCTCCCCCAGGACTTGGATTCCACCAAAGGGCAGGAGGTTCTGGATGAGACCTTTCACAACGCCGCCAGTTCCATGCTGATTGTGGAAAACATGCCGGCCAAGGATGTGGATTCGCTGAAGGAAAAAATTAAGGAAGTCCCGGGCGTCAACGATGCCATCTGGGTCAGCGATATTACAGATATCACCGTACCCGGCGAGATCCTCCCCGACGAAATCCGGGATGTTTTCTACAGCCAGGATGGAAATTCCACCATGATCCTGGTGAAGTACGACAATCCCGGCGCTTCCAAAGAGACCCTGGATGCCATCGGTCAGATCCGTTCCATGCTCAATCAGCAGTGCTTTTTGAGCGGTCTTTCGGTCATCGTCAAGGATACCAAGGACTTGGCCGATCAGGAAATGCCCATTTACGTGGGATTGGCGGTTTTGCTCTCCATGGTGGCCATGATGTTCACCATGGAATCCTGGGTGTTGCCGGTCGTATTCCTTGTGGACATCGGTTTTGCCATCCTATATAACTTTGGCACCAACATCTTTCTCGGCCAGGTGTCCTATGTGACAAAATCCATCGCCGCGATTTTGCAGCTGGGCGTCACCATGGACTACTCCATCTTCCTCATCGACCGGTACGAAGAGGAGAAAAATAAATTTCCCGATCGAAAAGAAGCCATGTCCCACGCCATCCAGCGCACCTTTACCTCCCTGTCCGGAAGCTCCCTCACCACCATCTTTGGCTTTCTGGCCCTGTGCTTTATGAGCCTCACCCTGGGTATGGACATCGGCCTTGTGATGGCTAAAGGCGTCGTATTGGGCGTATTGACGGTCATCATCCTGTTGCCTGCCCTTATCCTCACCTTTGACAAACCCATCCACCGATGGCGTCACCGCAGTCTCGTCCCTCAATTTGACGGCATCAATCGATTTGTAATAAAACATCATCGCGTATTTGCCGTGTTGTTCCTTGTGTTGTTCATCCCCGCTTTTTACGCCCAAAGCCACGTCAATATGTACTACAATCTGGACGCTTCTCTCCCCGATACCCTCCCCTCCATCGTGGCCACCAACAAGCTCAAGGACGATTTTAATATGTCATCCACTCATTTTATCGTAGTGGACGACAGCCTTCCGGCCAGCAAGCTGACCCAAATGACGTCGGATATCGAAAAGGTGGACGGTATTGAAAGCGTCCTATCCTACAACAAATTTGTGGGACCGGCTTTCCCGGATGATTTCATCCCGGAAAACCTCAAAGAGATCTGCAAAAAGGACGGCTATCAGCTTCTCATGGTCAATTCCCGTTACCGCGCCGCCATGGACGAAGAAAACGCCCAAATCGAACAACTCAATAACATCGTCAAGTCCTACGATCAAAGCGCCGTCATCACCGGTGAAGGCGCCCTCACCAAGGATCTGATCGACATCGCCGACCACGATTTTAAAATGACCAACTTTATCTCTATCCTGGCTATTTTTATCATCGTCGCCGTCTGCTTTAAATCCATCACCATCCCCATTGTGGTGGTGGCGGCCATCGAACTGGCCATCTTTATCAACGAAGGCATCCCCTTCCTCACCGGGACGGTCATCCCCTTTATCTCCCCAACCGTCATCGGATGCGTCCAGCTGGGCGCCACGGTGGACTACGCCATCCTCTTAACCACCCGGTTCAAAGAGGAACTTCACAACGGCCATGATCGTATGGATGCCATCCGCATCGCCGCCAATGCTTCCGACCGCTCCATTGTTTCCAGCGCCCTGGTGCTGTTCTGCGCCACCTTTGGCGTATCCCTCATCTCCAAAATCGAGATTATCCAGAGCATCTGCGCCATGCTGGCCCGCGGCGCTATCATCAGCGCAGTGGTCATTGTATTCTTGCTCACGCCGGTGCTTCTATGCTGTGAAAAAATATTTGCGAAAACGTCCATCGGCTGGAGAAAATCCAGCGCCAAACCGTCGGAGCATCCCGCTTCCCCATCTCAAATGCAATAG
- a CDS encoding TetR/AcrR family transcriptional regulator codes for METASEKKKLKRLKLMDAGYDLFITKGINNTVIDDIVKKAGVAKGTFYLYFKDKYDLVNQITLHKSLFVIREALGELEERRKQEAMDFEKEILFFIDYLVEFFQGHKDMLKLIRKNFSAKLLCGDSISDPDLQKAVDAFTQNFMNKGETLQQAQQTLYIIVAMVGSVCCDAILEEEPYSLSQIKPTLYFLIRKLLC; via the coding sequence GTGGAAACAGCATCGGAAAAGAAAAAATTAAAACGTCTCAAATTGATGGATGCAGGCTACGATCTCTTTATCACGAAAGGAATCAACAACACCGTCATTGACGACATCGTCAAAAAAGCAGGCGTGGCCAAAGGGACATTTTATCTCTACTTTAAGGATAAATACGATCTCGTCAATCAGATCACCCTGCACAAGAGCCTTTTTGTCATCCGTGAAGCTCTCGGGGAGTTAGAAGAACGCAGAAAACAAGAGGCTATGGATTTTGAAAAGGAGATCCTGTTTTTCATCGATTATCTGGTGGAATTCTTCCAAGGGCACAAAGATATGCTCAAACTCATCCGCAAAAACTTTTCCGCCAAACTGTTGTGCGGCGATTCCATCTCTGATCCCGACTTGCAGAAGGCAGTAGACGCCTTTACTCAAAACTTTATGAACAAAGGCGAGACCCTGCAACAGGCGCAACAAACCCTCTACATTATCGTCGCTATGGTAGGTTCTGTGTGCTGCGACGCCATTCTGGAGGAAGAACCCTATTCCCTCTCCCAGATCAAGCCAACCCTCTATTTTCTCATCCGGAAACTGCTTTGTTAA
- a CDS encoding TIGR00266 family protein, which yields MKYEIQGTPLPAAICYLDAGERMITEKGAMAWMSPNMKMETTSNGGVGKMFGRMFSGEAMFQNVYTAEGGPGMIAFASSFPGSIRTVHITPSEGLIVQKSAFLASEVGVGLSIFFQKKLGSGFFGGEGFIMQHLTGQGVAFLEIDGYAIEYDLGPNESIVIDTGYLAAMSETCKMDIQKVKGVKNMLFGGEGVFNTLVTGPGKVILQTMPISQLAGVVRPFMPTGN from the coding sequence ATGAAATATGAAATTCAAGGGACGCCTTTGCCAGCAGCCATCTGTTATTTAGACGCCGGAGAGAGAATGATCACCGAAAAAGGTGCCATGGCTTGGATGAGTCCCAATATGAAGATGGAAACCACCAGCAATGGCGGTGTCGGGAAGATGTTCGGACGTATGTTTTCTGGAGAAGCTATGTTCCAAAATGTCTATACAGCGGAAGGCGGCCCCGGCATGATCGCCTTTGCATCCAGTTTCCCAGGTTCCATCCGCACTGTACATATCACTCCGTCAGAAGGTTTGATTGTGCAGAAAAGCGCCTTTTTGGCTTCGGAAGTAGGCGTAGGACTTTCGATTTTCTTCCAGAAGAAATTGGGAAGCGGCTTTTTTGGCGGCGAAGGCTTTATTATGCAGCATTTGACCGGACAAGGCGTTGCCTTCTTGGAGATCGATGGTTACGCTATTGAATACGATCTGGGGCCAAATGAATCCATCGTGATCGATACTGGATATCTGGCGGCCATGAGCGAGACCTGTAAGATGGACATCCAGAAGGTCAAGGGCGTCAAAAACATGCTGTTTGGCGGTGAAGGTGTCTTTAATACTCTGGTCACTGGTCCGGGAAAGGTGATCCTGCAAACCATGCCCATCAGTCAATTGGCGGGAGTGGTGCGTCCCTTCATGCCAACCGGCAATTAA
- a CDS encoding sodium-dependent transporter, which translates to MQREKFSSRLGFLLISAGCAIGLGNVWRFPFVTGKYGGAAFVLIYLVFLIALGLPIMVMEFSVGRASQKSVAKSFDALEPPGSKWHLHKYPALIGNYLLMMFYTTIGGWMLIYCFKMISGEFTDMNSEQVSGVFQSMQMNPTIMIVAMVVVVVACFGVCSGGLQKGVEKITKVMMLCLLGIMAVLAVHSLTLPGAGEGLSFYLFPDFSKLTENGLFNAIFDAMGQAFFTLSIGMGSLAIFGSYIDKKHSLTGEAVRISLLDTGVALIAGLIIFPACFTFGVNPDSGPNLIFVTLPNVFASIPGGQIWGFLFFVFLLFAALSTIIAVFENIISCWMDLKGWSRRKTVLINLVAILILSLPCILGFNLWKEFQPFGDGSTILDLEDFLVSNNLLPLGSLVYLLFCTSRYGWGWKNFQKEANAGNGLKFPKWSRVYVSYILPIIVIVIFVQGYIAKFFPQLFGG; encoded by the coding sequence ATGCAGCGTGAAAAATTTTCCTCTCGGCTGGGATTCCTGTTGATCTCGGCCGGATGCGCCATTGGACTCGGCAATGTCTGGCGCTTCCCCTTCGTCACCGGTAAATACGGTGGCGCTGCCTTTGTGCTCATCTACTTGGTATTTTTGATCGCTCTCGGGCTGCCCATCATGGTGATGGAATTCTCTGTAGGCCGTGCCAGTCAAAAGAGCGTTGCTAAATCATTTGACGCTCTGGAACCTCCCGGTTCCAAGTGGCATCTGCATAAGTATCCTGCACTCATCGGCAATTACCTGCTGATGATGTTTTACACTACCATCGGCGGCTGGATGCTCATCTACTGCTTTAAGATGATCTCTGGAGAATTTACCGATATGAATTCGGAACAGGTCTCTGGAGTTTTTCAGTCCATGCAAATGAACCCTACCATAATGATTGTAGCGATGGTCGTGGTTGTGGTGGCGTGTTTTGGAGTGTGCTCCGGCGGTCTTCAGAAAGGCGTGGAAAAAATTACGAAAGTCATGATGCTGTGTCTGCTTGGCATTATGGCTGTTTTGGCTGTCCACTCCCTCACTTTGCCCGGTGCAGGGGAAGGTCTCTCCTTTTACCTCTTCCCTGACTTCTCTAAATTGACTGAAAACGGTCTGTTTAACGCCATCTTCGATGCTATGGGACAAGCTTTCTTCACTCTCAGCATCGGCATGGGATCCCTGGCCATCTTCGGCAGCTACATCGATAAAAAGCACTCTTTAACAGGAGAAGCGGTTCGGATCTCCCTGCTGGACACCGGCGTTGCCCTCATTGCAGGCCTTATTATTTTTCCCGCCTGCTTTACCTTTGGCGTTAATCCGGACAGTGGTCCCAATTTGATTTTCGTTACCCTGCCCAATGTCTTCGCCTCCATCCCAGGCGGACAAATTTGGGGATTCCTATTCTTCGTCTTTTTGCTCTTTGCCGCTTTGTCCACGATTATCGCAGTGTTTGAAAATATTATCTCCTGCTGGATGGATTTAAAAGGCTGGAGCCGCCGCAAGACGGTGCTCATCAATTTAGTAGCTATTTTAATCTTATCCCTGCCCTGCATTTTGGGCTTTAATCTGTGGAAAGAATTCCAGCCCTTTGGAGATGGGAGCACCATCTTAGACTTGGAAGATTTCCTGGTGAGCAACAATCTGCTTCCCTTAGGCTCCTTGGTGTACCTATTATTCTGCACCTCCCGCTACGGATGGGGATGGAAAAACTTCCAAAAAGAAGCCAACGCTGGAAATGGCCTCAAATTCCCCAAATGGTCCCGGGTGTATGTATCTTATATCCTGCCGATCATTGTGATCGTTATCTTTGTGCAAGGGTATATCGCTAAGTTCTTCCCTCAGCTTTTCGGCGGATAA
- a CDS encoding redox-sensing transcriptional repressor Rex yields the protein MSTKRDNISLSVIRRLPRYHRFLHDLMLSGVTRISSRELSERMGLTASQIRQDLNCFGGFGQQGYGYIVEQLYDEISRILGVGNNLPTILLGAGNLGHAIASHMVFEDRGFHLIGIFDRDPKLQGQEINGIPISSGDCLEEFCKQNKPVVAILCLPRDAVFDIAKRLVEWGVEGFWNFSHFDLSLHFPNIVVENVHLGDSLLTLSYRVSEHRRQE from the coding sequence ATGAGTACGAAGCGCGACAATATCTCTCTTTCGGTGATACGACGCCTTCCGCGGTACCATCGTTTTCTCCACGACCTCATGTTAAGCGGCGTCACCCGCATATCATCCCGGGAATTGTCGGAGCGTATGGGGCTCACTGCCTCCCAGATCCGTCAGGATCTCAACTGTTTCGGTGGGTTCGGCCAACAGGGGTACGGCTATATTGTAGAACAGCTCTACGATGAGATCAGCCGTATTTTAGGCGTTGGCAACAACCTTCCCACCATTCTGTTGGGCGCCGGCAATCTAGGTCACGCTATTGCTTCCCATATGGTGTTTGAAGACCGTGGATTTCATTTAATCGGTATTTTTGACCGGGATCCCAAGCTGCAAGGCCAGGAAATCAACGGCATCCCCATCTCCAGCGGCGATTGTTTGGAGGAGTTCTGCAAACAAAACAAGCCGGTTGTGGCCATTCTCTGTTTGCCCCGGGATGCTGTGTTTGATATCGCCAAGCGTCTTGTGGAATGGGGTGTGGAAGGATTTTGGAACTTCAGCCATTTTGACTTGTCCCTCCATTTTCCCAACATTGTAGTGGAAAATGTCCACTTGGGAGATAGTCTCCTTACCCTGAGCTACCGCGTCAGTGAACATCGAAGACAGGAGTAG
- a CDS encoding isocitrate/isopropylmalate family dehydrogenase: MDMEQKIAAAHEQFDKVIRSQLARVERMAEQKDFIDYDKLDKLTIGVCGGDGIGPVITKESARVLEYLLDDEVKSGKVEFKVIDGLTIEHRAEVGKAIPDDVLEELKQCPVILKGPTTTPRAGDPWPNIESANVAMRKELDLFANVRPVKVPEKGIDWTFYRENTEGAYALGSQGVHVTDDLSVDFTVTTTEGTERIARLAYEYAHKAKKGKVSIITKANVVKTTDGKFLKLCQEIGKEYPDIVTDDWYIDITTAKLIDEKRRRDFKVFILPNLYGDIITDEAAEFQGGVGTAGSANIGKRYAMFEAIHGSAPRMVAEGRDKYADPCSMLRATVMLLSHIGRQEKADLLEQALDICMFKEKKLVITGRDNGATCREFGDYVMETIKALQEQK; encoded by the coding sequence ATGGATATGGAACAAAAAATCGCTGCTGCCCATGAGCAGTTTGACAAAGTCATCCGTTCCCAGCTGGCTCGTGTGGAACGCATGGCGGAACAGAAGGATTTCATCGATTACGATAAGCTGGATAAGCTGACCATCGGCGTGTGCGGCGGCGACGGCATCGGCCCGGTCATCACCAAAGAATCGGCACGTGTGCTGGAGTACCTGCTGGATGACGAAGTCAAAAGCGGCAAGGTGGAGTTTAAGGTCATCGACGGCCTGACCATTGAACACCGCGCGGAAGTGGGCAAGGCCATTCCGGATGACGTTCTGGAGGAGCTCAAACAGTGCCCCGTCATCCTCAAGGGTCCCACCACTACCCCCCGCGCCGGCGATCCCTGGCCCAACATCGAGTCTGCCAACGTGGCCATGCGCAAGGAATTGGATCTGTTTGCCAACGTCCGTCCCGTTAAGGTCCCGGAAAAGGGTATCGACTGGACCTTCTACCGTGAAAACACCGAAGGTGCCTATGCCCTGGGTTCCCAGGGTGTACATGTGACCGACGATCTATCTGTGGACTTCACCGTCACCACCACCGAAGGCACGGAACGCATCGCCCGTCTGGCTTATGAGTATGCCCATAAGGCGAAAAAGGGCAAGGTATCCATCATCACCAAGGCAAACGTAGTCAAGACCACCGACGGCAAATTCCTCAAGCTCTGCCAGGAGATCGGCAAAGAGTATCCGGATATCGTCACCGATGACTGGTACATCGACATCACCACTGCAAAGCTCATCGACGAAAAACGCCGTCGTGACTTTAAGGTATTTATCCTGCCCAACCTGTACGGCGATATCATCACCGACGAAGCCGCTGAGTTCCAGGGCGGCGTCGGCACCGCCGGCAGCGCCAACATCGGCAAACGCTACGCCATGTTTGAAGCCATCCACGGTTCGGCTCCCCGCATGGTGGCCGAAGGCCGCGACAAATATGCCGATCCCTGCTCTATGCTTCGGGCAACGGTCATGCTTTTGTCCCACATCGGCCGCCAAGAAAAGGCCGATCTGCTGGAGCAGGCTTTGGATATCTGCATGTTCAAAGAGAAAAAGCTTGTCATCACCGGCCGCGATAACGGCGCTACTTGCCGTGAATTTGGCGATTACGTCATGGAGACCATCAAAGCTCTGCAAGAGCAGAAATAA
- a CDS encoding aconitate hydratase, producing the protein MGLTLAQKIISAHLLSGKPEAGQEIGLKIDQTLTQDATGTMAYLEFEAMGVDRVKTERSVAYIDHNTLQSGFENADDHRYIQSIAKKHGIYFSRPGNGICHQVHLERFGKPGKTLIGSDSHTPTGGGIGMLAFGAGGLDVAVAMGGGPYYITMPKMVRVNLTGKLAPWVSAKDVILEVLRIMSVKGGVGKIVEYGGEGVRSLNVPERATITNMGAELGATTSIFPSDDITRAFLAAQGREEDWVELIPDADAQYDEVIDIDLSTLRPAAAMPHSPDNVKAVEDIGAIKVDQVVIGSCTNSSYLDLMRVAAILKGKTVCPSVSLSIAPGSKQVYQMLAQNGALADIIGAGARVLECACGPCIGMGQSPNSAGISLRTFNRNFLGRSGTADAQVYLVSPETAAASALTGVLTDPRTLGEAVDIEMPGTFLINDNMVVEPAAPEDADQVEILRGPNIKPFPQSEPLAQTIDAKALLKVGDNITTDHIMPAGAKILPFRSNIPHLSNFCFTVCDPEFPARAKAEGKGIIVGGSNYGQGSSREHAALVPLYLGIKAVIAKSFARIHQANLVNAGILPLTFENEADYDTIDQMDELVLPDIRSIVEKGGQAILENKTKGTKMKVNCQLSDRQRAMMLAGGLLNYTREQA; encoded by the coding sequence ATGGGACTCACCTTAGCGCAAAAGATCATTTCCGCCCATCTGCTCAGCGGCAAACCTGAGGCCGGTCAGGAAATCGGCCTGAAAATCGACCAGACCTTGACCCAAGATGCCACAGGTACTATGGCCTATTTGGAATTCGAAGCCATGGGGGTAGATCGTGTCAAAACCGAACGTTCGGTAGCTTACATCGATCACAATACCCTCCAGTCCGGCTTTGAGAATGCGGACGATCATCGTTACATTCAGTCCATCGCCAAAAAACACGGCATCTATTTTTCCCGTCCCGGCAACGGCATCTGCCACCAGGTGCATCTGGAACGCTTCGGCAAACCGGGTAAAACCCTGATCGGTTCGGATAGCCATACCCCTACCGGCGGCGGGATCGGCATGCTGGCCTTCGGCGCCGGCGGTCTGGACGTAGCAGTCGCCATGGGTGGCGGCCCTTACTACATTACAATGCCTAAGATGGTCCGGGTCAATCTGACCGGCAAATTAGCTCCCTGGGTTTCGGCAAAAGACGTCATTTTGGAAGTGCTGCGCATTATGAGCGTCAAGGGTGGCGTAGGCAAAATCGTGGAGTACGGCGGCGAAGGCGTCCGTTCTCTCAACGTGCCGGAACGCGCCACCATCACCAACATGGGCGCTGAATTGGGCGCTACTACCTCCATCTTCCCGTCGGACGACATCACCCGCGCCTTTTTGGCCGCACAGGGCCGCGAGGAGGATTGGGTGGAGCTTATCCCCGATGCCGACGCTCAGTACGATGAAGTCATCGACATCGATCTCTCCACTCTGCGTCCCGCTGCCGCCATGCCCCATAGTCCCGACAACGTCAAGGCTGTGGAGGATATCGGCGCTATCAAGGTGGATCAGGTTGTCATCGGCTCCTGCACCAACTCCTCTTATCTGGATTTGATGCGTGTGGCCGCGATCCTCAAGGGTAAGACGGTGTGCCCCAGCGTCAGCCTGTCCATTGCGCCCGGTTCCAAACAGGTTTATCAGATGCTGGCCCAGAACGGCGCTTTGGCCGATATCATCGGCGCCGGCGCCCGCGTGCTGGAATGCGCCTGCGGTCCCTGCATCGGTATGGGACAGTCCCCCAATTCCGCAGGTATCAGCCTGCGTACCTTTAACCGTAACTTCCTGGGCCGTTCCGGCACTGCCGATGCTCAGGTTTATCTTGTCAGCCCCGAAACCGCCGCTGCTTCGGCTCTCACCGGCGTGTTGACCGATCCCCGTACTTTGGGCGAAGCGGTGGACATTGAAATGCCCGGCACCTTCCTCATCAACGACAATATGGTGGTGGAACCCGCCGCTCCTGAGGATGCCGATCAGGTAGAAATCCTCCGCGGCCCCAACATCAAGCCCTTCCCCCAGTCGGAGCCTCTGGCCCAGACCATCGATGCCAAGGCCCTTCTGAAGGTTGGCGACAACATCACCACCGACCACATCATGCCGGCCGGCGCCAAGATCCTTCCCTTCCGCAGCAATATCCCGCATCTGTCCAATTTCTGCTTTACGGTATGTGATCCGGAATTCCCGGCCAGAGCCAAGGCGGAAGGAAAAGGCATCATCGTCGGCGGTTCCAACTACGGCCAAGGTTCTTCCCGCGAGCATGCGGCACTGGTTCCTTTGTATCTGGGCATCAAGGCCGTGATTGCCAAATCCTTTGCCCGCATCCATCAGGCCAACCTGGTCAACGCCGGTATCCTACCCCTGACCTTCGAAAACGAAGCCGACTACGACACCATCGATCAAATGGATGAGCTGGTTCTGCCGGATATCCGTTCCATTGTGGAAAAAGGCGGACAGGCCATCCTTGAGAATAAGACCAAGGGCACTAAGATGAAGGTTAACTGCCAGTTGTCAGACCGTCAGCGCGCCATGATGCTGGCCGGCGGACTGCTCAACTACACCAGAGAACAAGCCTAG